The following coding sequences lie in one Dictyoglomus sp. NZ13-RE01 genomic window:
- a CDS encoding cell division protein FtsZ, with protein MKKIPVIKVVGVGGAGGNAINRMIDAGVHGVEFIAVNTDVAVLQTSKAPIKIQIGAELTKGLGAGGDPKIAEKAALESEEIIREYLQGADMVFITAGMGGGTGTGASPVIADIARECADLVVAVVTLPFSFELRKKRATAKEGVERLKEKVDSVIIINNDKLLQLSDRNLPVLEAFKLADDVLRQAVQGVSEIVNGTGIINIDFNDLKSIMSKAGTAYLGIGVGKGENRAKEAAKMALNSPILDISINGAKGVIFNITCGKDFNMNEINELAEMIIQNADPEANVKFGLVANDEMEGAMKVTIVATGFEQNEVFKEVNKKEIEQNYAHLVGDFELPPFLLKQQNNPKDKR; from the coding sequence ATGAAAAAGATACCGGTAATAAAAGTGGTTGGAGTTGGGGGAGCTGGAGGAAATGCTATTAACAGAATGATTGATGCTGGTGTTCATGGGGTGGAGTTTATTGCAGTTAATACTGATGTGGCTGTACTGCAAACAAGTAAAGCACCTATAAAAATACAAATTGGGGCTGAGCTCACAAAAGGATTAGGAGCTGGAGGAGATCCTAAAATTGCAGAGAAAGCAGCATTGGAAAGCGAGGAGATAATTAGGGAATATTTACAAGGTGCGGATATGGTTTTTATTACAGCTGGAATGGGAGGAGGTACTGGAACAGGAGCTTCTCCTGTTATTGCGGATATTGCAAGAGAGTGTGCAGATTTAGTTGTTGCAGTAGTAACATTACCTTTTTCTTTTGAGCTTAGAAAGAAGAGAGCAACAGCAAAAGAAGGTGTTGAGAGACTTAAAGAAAAAGTAGACTCTGTAATTATAATTAATAATGATAAACTGTTACAGCTTTCAGATAGAAATCTTCCTGTTTTAGAAGCCTTTAAATTAGCAGATGATGTTTTGAGACAAGCAGTACAGGGAGTTTCCGAAATTGTTAATGGTACAGGTATAATTAATATAGACTTCAATGATTTAAAATCTATAATGAGTAAGGCTGGTACTGCCTATTTAGGGATAGGTGTTGGAAAAGGTGAAAATAGAGCAAAGGAAGCTGCAAAAATGGCTTTAAACAGTCCTATTCTTGATATTTCTATAAATGGTGCTAAAGGGGTAATATTTAACATAACCTGTGGGAAAGATTTTAATATGAATGAGATAAATGAGCTTGCAGAAATGATTATTCAAAATGCTGATCCGGAAGCAAATGTAAAATTTGGTTTAGTAGCAAATGACGAGATGGAAGGAGCAATGAAAGTTACTATTGTGGCTACTGGGTTTGAACAGAACGAGGTATTTAAGGAGGTAAATAAAAAGGAGATTGAGCAGAATTATGCTCATTTGGTTGGAGATTTTGAATTACCTCCATTCCTATTAAAACAGCAAAACAATCCAAAAGATAAACGTTGA
- a CDS encoding UDP-N-acetylenolpyruvoylglucosamine reductase, with the protein MKLSTLINRKIKGLILEKEPIARHTSFKIGGTADFLVIPKVWDDVYEVIDKCNREKIPYRIMGQGSNILVSDEGVEGIVIKINRSLGSINRVERGIIRVEAGCLISDLLSYLVNNNLGGLEFLAGIPGNIGGAVFGNAGAWGEAIGKCVEMVDIIDKDLREKTLRREDLVFSYRRSNINEGIVIKSVYLKVFEQDGGKTKDKILRYLYERNRKLPKLPSAGSIFKNPPNQSAGYLIEQVGLKGYRVGNVMVSYEHANIIVNLGEGKAKDVMNIIEIVKEKVYKKFNISLELEIKVW; encoded by the coding sequence ATAAAGTTGAGTACTCTCATTAATAGGAAAATTAAAGGCTTAATTTTGGAAAAAGAACCAATAGCAAGGCACACTTCCTTTAAGATTGGAGGAACAGCAGATTTTCTTGTAATACCTAAAGTATGGGATGATGTTTACGAGGTTATTGATAAATGCAATAGAGAAAAGATTCCATATAGAATTATGGGACAAGGTAGTAATATTTTAGTTTCAGATGAAGGAGTAGAGGGAATAGTTATTAAAATAAATAGATCTCTTGGAAGTATAAATAGGGTAGAACGTGGAATTATAAGGGTGGAGGCAGGATGTTTAATTTCAGATCTTCTATCTTATCTTGTGAATAATAATCTGGGAGGACTGGAATTTTTAGCTGGTATTCCAGGAAATATTGGAGGTGCTGTCTTTGGTAACGCAGGTGCTTGGGGAGAGGCTATTGGAAAGTGTGTGGAAATGGTGGATATAATTGACAAGGATTTAAGAGAAAAAACCTTAAGAAGAGAGGATTTAGTATTTAGCTACAGAAGATCAAATATTAATGAGGGCATTGTTATAAAGTCGGTATATTTAAAGGTTTTTGAACAAGATGGTGGTAAGACAAAAGATAAAATATTGAGATATCTCTATGAAAGAAATAGAAAATTGCCTAAACTTCCATCAGCAGGTAGTATTTTTAAAAATCCTCCAAATCAAAGCGCTGGTTATCTGATAGAGCAAGTTGGATTGAAAGGATATAGAGTTGGAAATGTTATGGTGTCTTACGAACATGCAAATATAATTGTTAATCTTGGTGAAGGGAAGGCAAAAGATGTGATGAATATCATTGAAATTGTAAAAGAAAAGGTATATAAAAAATTTAATATTTCATTAGAACTGGAAATAAAGGTTTGGTAA
- a CDS encoding UDP-N-acetylglucosamine--N-acetylmuramyl-(pentapeptide) pyrophosphoryl-undecaprenol N-acetylglucosamine transferase, whose amino-acid sequence MRNIIFVAGGTGGHLYPAMNLADYIMNNSRDINIIFIGRKNGIESKLLKDKFPFYGISLPRAIELRPWDYIKAFYEVEKIIRKLKPDLFVIFGSYISVPVLINAVFWRYPFYMHEQNVIPGKVIKYFSPLAKGIAISFPETKKFLKNKNIFYTGNFVRKEQLTIDKESCKKELGFNLNKKLLLITGGSQGARKINEIVKKIIPILLDMNWEIFHQIGENLFSEYIKDIPEEWMFKGYRPTPFINEMEKAIRASDLAISRAGATTIYQFLYAGLPAIYIPYPYAKDNHQYLNAKIAVEKGFGTIIKESDLSESVLIEKIVEWGDKKVKPLNLPDGREIFWGILKDYLEGRN is encoded by the coding sequence ATGAGAAATATTATTTTTGTGGCTGGAGGAACAGGTGGACATTTATATCCTGCTATGAATTTGGCGGATTATATAATGAATAATAGTAGAGATATAAATATAATTTTTATTGGAAGAAAAAATGGTATTGAATCAAAATTACTAAAGGATAAATTTCCTTTTTATGGAATATCATTACCAAGGGCTATTGAATTAAGACCTTGGGATTATATTAAGGCTTTTTATGAGGTAGAAAAAATCATAAGAAAGTTAAAACCAGATTTATTTGTAATTTTTGGGAGTTACATTTCAGTACCTGTTTTAATTAACGCAGTATTTTGGAGATATCCTTTTTATATGCATGAACAGAATGTTATCCCCGGAAAAGTTATTAAATATTTCTCTCCTCTTGCAAAGGGAATAGCTATTAGTTTTCCTGAAACTAAAAAATTTTTGAAAAATAAGAATATTTTTTATACTGGAAATTTTGTTAGAAAGGAACAGTTGACAATAGATAAAGAGAGTTGTAAAAAAGAGTTAGGATTTAATTTAAATAAAAAACTTCTCCTCATAACGGGAGGAAGTCAGGGGGCAAGAAAAATAAATGAGATCGTGAAAAAAATAATTCCCATATTGTTAGATATGAATTGGGAAATTTTCCATCAAATTGGTGAAAATTTGTTTTCAGAATATATAAAAGATATCCCAGAAGAATGGATGTTTAAAGGATATAGACCAACACCTTTTATAAATGAGATGGAAAAAGCTATAAGAGCATCGGATCTTGCAATAAGTAGGGCTGGAGCAACAACAATATATCAGTTTCTTTATGCAGGACTTCCTGCTATTTATATTCCATATCCATACGCAAAGGATAATCACCAATACTTAAATGCTAAAATAGCTGTTGAAAAGGGTTTTGGAACTATAATTAAGGAATCGGATCTTTCTGAAAGTGTTTTGATTGAAAAGATCGTTGAATGGGGAGATAAAAAGGTAAAACCATTAAATTTACCTGATGGAAGAGAGATATTTTGGGGAATATTAAAAGATTATTTGGAAGGGAGGAATTGA
- a CDS encoding UDP-N-acetylmuramate--L-alanine ligase, with translation MLSWEKFHFVGIAGSGMSALAYILAEEGYQVSGSDLQENLSTIRLRSKGVKIFVGHRAEQVKNVDVVVVSSAIPENNIEVITAKENNIPIIQRGELLSLLTKEKKSILIAGAHGKTTTTSMIALVLEKAGLDPTVLVGGEVEDFGGNAKLGKGEYLVAEADESDGSMLKLFPYALVITNIDNDHLDYYKTIENIKTAFLKMIEKVPEDGFVIIGTESQYVREILPNIKRTYYTYGLDKNNDFYPEVLNIQPNFSEFKVYYKGKELGKIRLNVSGLHNILNALSAIAISYVLGIDINAGIKALESFRGVQRRIQFKGNINNVLVFDDYGHHPTEIKATLNTLKLYDRRLVVAFQPHRYTRTYYLSKELAEALELSDVLIITDIYSAGEKPIPGVSGKNIYDIYVEKYPEKEVYYCENLIEVAKKAKEILRDGDIFLTLGAGDIYKVGEALLTKDLKENKVEYSH, from the coding sequence TTGCTTTCTTGGGAAAAGTTCCATTTTGTAGGGATTGCAGGATCGGGGATGAGTGCACTGGCTTATATATTGGCAGAAGAAGGCTATCAAGTGTCTGGATCAGATCTTCAAGAGAACTTATCAACAATAAGACTGCGCTCTAAAGGAGTGAAAATTTTTGTTGGTCATAGAGCGGAGCAGGTAAAAAATGTTGATGTTGTTGTTGTATCTTCTGCTATTCCTGAAAATAATATAGAGGTTATTACTGCTAAAGAAAACAATATACCTATTATACAAAGGGGAGAATTATTATCACTTTTAACTAAAGAGAAGAAATCAATTTTAATTGCAGGGGCTCATGGAAAAACTACTACAACTTCAATGATTGCTCTTGTTTTAGAAAAAGCAGGATTAGATCCAACAGTTTTAGTAGGAGGAGAAGTTGAGGATTTCGGAGGAAATGCTAAGCTCGGAAAAGGGGAGTATTTAGTTGCTGAGGCAGATGAAAGTGACGGTTCTATGCTAAAACTTTTCCCATATGCATTGGTTATAACAAATATTGATAATGACCATTTAGATTATTATAAAACAATTGAAAATATTAAGACGGCTTTTTTGAAGATGATAGAGAAGGTTCCTGAGGACGGATTTGTTATTATAGGGACAGAAAGCCAATATGTTAGGGAAATTTTGCCAAATATTAAAAGGACTTATTATACTTATGGTTTAGATAAAAATAATGATTTTTATCCTGAGGTTTTAAATATTCAACCTAATTTTTCCGAATTTAAGGTTTATTATAAAGGGAAAGAGTTAGGTAAAATTAGATTGAATGTTTCAGGGCTTCATAATATACTTAATGCTTTATCTGCAATAGCTATCTCCTATGTCTTGGGAATTGATATAAATGCTGGTATTAAAGCCTTGGAATCTTTTAGAGGAGTTCAGAGAAGGATTCAATTTAAGGGTAATATAAATAATGTTCTTGTTTTTGATGACTATGGACACCATCCGACAGAGATAAAAGCAACTTTAAATACTTTGAAACTTTATGATAGAAGACTTGTAGTAGCTTTTCAACCCCATAGATATACAAGAACCTATTATTTGAGTAAAGAATTGGCGGAGGCTTTAGAATTATCTGATGTTTTAATAATTACAGATATCTATTCTGCTGGAGAAAAACCTATTCCAGGAGTTTCTGGTAAGAATATCTATGATATTTATGTGGAAAAATATCCGGAAAAGGAAGTTTACTACTGTGAGAATCTTATTGAGGTTGCTAAAAAAGCAAAAGAGATTTTAAGGGACGGAGATATATTTTTAACCTTGGGGGCTGGAGATATTTACAAAGTAGGGGAGGCTCTTCTTACAAAAGATCTAAAGGAGAATAAAGTTGAGTACTCTCATTAA
- the ftsA gene encoding cell division protein FtsA: MSDIFLALDLGSSKIAAIIGNIEKEIEILGYSIVPSQGIQFGNIVDMNSASSCVSEAVERAEKMLGKKVSPRVVVAIGNESTVPIQSKGVVIIKNKNQEITSKDVERVIETAKTTLLPPNKEIIYALKKEFRVDGQNNIENPVGLTGTRLEADVILITHDVSQIRNVINVMQRANLYIEGFIPKEVALSEAILTEDEMNLGVALADIGGDLSHLAVYKEGSLISTGVLRLGGERITKDIAIGLRLKPEEAEKAKILIGSLKDVNKSLEVTTLQGDKVTINSNQLKEIIQPRVEQILYYIDRKFQELSYPLDLLPGGLIITGGTALLDGIEEFASNFLKIPVKRRCPSILTSYMRGNDAYFFTVAMGALLRIKKDMKIYDKKQPWFTSLKEKFMGFFRPFTES, translated from the coding sequence ATGTCCGATATTTTTTTAGCCTTGGATTTAGGTTCTTCGAAGATTGCTGCAATAATAGGTAATATAGAGAAGGAGATAGAGATATTAGGATACTCCATTGTTCCTTCTCAGGGGATTCAATTTGGAAATATAGTAGATATGAATAGTGCGAGCTCATGTGTTTCTGAGGCAGTCGAAAGAGCGGAAAAAATGTTAGGGAAAAAAGTATCTCCAAGGGTGGTTGTAGCTATTGGAAATGAAAGTACAGTTCCCATACAGAGCAAAGGGGTTGTAATAATAAAAAATAAAAATCAAGAAATTACAAGTAAAGATGTGGAAAGAGTAATTGAAACTGCAAAAACCACTTTACTTCCTCCAAATAAAGAGATAATATATGCATTAAAGAAAGAGTTTCGAGTTGATGGACAAAATAATATAGAAAATCCTGTAGGGCTTACAGGAACAAGATTAGAAGCAGATGTTATACTAATAACCCATGATGTATCTCAAATAAGAAATGTAATAAATGTAATGCAAAGGGCAAATCTCTATATTGAAGGGTTTATACCAAAAGAAGTAGCTCTATCAGAGGCTATACTAACAGAAGACGAAATGAACTTAGGTGTGGCTTTGGCTGATATAGGTGGAGATTTAAGTCATTTAGCAGTATATAAGGAAGGTAGTCTTATTTCTACAGGAGTTTTAAGATTAGGAGGGGAAAGAATAACGAAGGATATTGCAATAGGATTAAGATTAAAACCTGAAGAGGCAGAAAAAGCGAAAATACTAATTGGATCCCTTAAAGATGTTAATAAATCATTAGAGGTAACTACTTTGCAGGGAGACAAGGTAACTATTAATTCTAATCAATTAAAAGAGATAATACAACCGAGAGTAGAGCAAATCTTGTACTATATAGATAGGAAGTTTCAAGAATTAAGTTATCCCTTAGATTTACTACCAGGAGGATTAATAATTACAGGTGGTACTGCCTTATTAGATGGGATTGAAGAATTTGCTTCAAACTTTTTAAAAATACCTGTGAAAAGAAGATGTCCGAGTATTCTTACCTCTTATATGAGAGGAAATGATGCATATTTTTTTACAGTAGCTATGGGTGCTCTTTTAAGGATTAAAAAAGATATGAAAATTTATGATAAAAAGCAACCTTGGTTTACATCTTTAAAAGAAAAATTTATGGGGTTTTTTAGACCCTTTACTGAGTCTTAA